Proteins from a single region of Bradyrhizobium diazoefficiens:
- a CDS encoding serine hydrolase domain-containing protein produces the protein MLAPTPASPESVGMSKTALDRVDAHLKNRYIDAGRFPGTQLLVYRRGKIAHSSVHGFADLERKVPVKDDTIYRIYSMTKPLTSVAFMMLVEEGLVAIDEPVAKYIPEWKNLGVFVAGTAPAFLTRPPTRPMLIVDLLRHTSGLTYGFQQRSNVDAAYRSEKIGEVEKSGTLQSMVEGLAKIPLEFSPGEAWNYSVSTDVIGYLVGKISGMPFEQFLKARILDPLGMTDTDFHVPASKAHRFAACYSADPGGGMTFHAGQRREGLTLQDDPATSSFLTPPSFISGGGGLCSTVADYLTFCRALINGGELGGVRVIGPKTLALMTTNHIPGGRTLPEVSRSLFSEASYNGIGFGLGFAVTMRPAETLIAGSPGEYNWGGAATTSFWIDPAEELITIFMTQVLPSSAYPIRRELRSMVYAAINESNL, from the coding sequence ATGCTCGCCCCCACCCCCGCCTCGCCCGAATCCGTCGGTATGTCCAAGACCGCGCTCGACCGCGTCGATGCGCATCTGAAGAACCGCTACATCGATGCCGGGCGTTTCCCGGGCACGCAGCTCCTGGTCTATCGTCGCGGCAAGATCGCCCATAGCTCGGTGCATGGCTTTGCCGATCTCGAGCGCAAGGTGCCGGTCAAGGACGACACCATCTACCGCATCTATTCCATGACCAAGCCGCTCACCAGCGTCGCTTTCATGATGCTGGTCGAGGAAGGTCTCGTCGCGATCGACGAGCCCGTCGCAAAATACATTCCGGAATGGAAGAATCTCGGCGTGTTCGTCGCCGGCACCGCGCCCGCGTTCCTGACCAGGCCGCCGACCCGGCCGATGCTGATCGTCGACCTCTTGCGCCACACCTCCGGCCTGACTTACGGCTTCCAGCAGCGCTCCAACGTCGATGCCGCCTATCGCAGCGAGAAGATCGGCGAGGTCGAGAAATCAGGCACGCTCCAGAGTATGGTCGAGGGCCTCGCAAAGATCCCGCTCGAGTTCTCGCCGGGCGAAGCCTGGAACTACTCGGTCTCGACCGACGTGATCGGCTATCTCGTCGGCAAGATCTCGGGCATGCCGTTCGAGCAGTTCCTTAAAGCACGTATCCTCGATCCGCTCGGGATGACCGACACCGATTTCCATGTGCCGGCCTCCAAGGCGCACCGGTTTGCGGCCTGCTACTCGGCCGATCCCGGCGGCGGCATGACCTTCCATGCCGGCCAGCGCCGCGAGGGCCTGACGCTCCAGGACGACCCGGCGACGAGCTCGTTCCTCACCCCGCCTTCGTTCATCTCCGGCGGCGGCGGATTGTGCTCAACGGTTGCCGACTATCTCACCTTCTGCCGCGCGCTCATCAACGGCGGCGAGCTCGGCGGCGTCCGCGTGATCGGGCCGAAGACGCTGGCGCTGATGACGACCAACCACATACCGGGCGGACGTACGCTGCCGGAAGTGTCGCGTTCGCTGTTCTCGGAGGCCAGTTATAACGGCATCGGCTTCGGCCTCGGCTTCGCCGTGACAATGCGGCCGGCGGAAACGCTAATCGCCGGCAGCCCCGGCGAATATAATTGGGGCGGCGCGGCTACGACCTCGTTCTGGATCGACCCGGCAGAAGAGCTGATCACTATCTTCATGACGCAGGTGCTGCCGTCGAGCGCCTATCCGATCCGGCGCGAGCTGCGCAGCATGGTCTACGCCGCGATCAACGAGAGCAATCTCTGA
- a CDS encoding intradiol ring-cleavage dioxygenase, translating to MTQFNETELTEAVVRSFDNTTDPRAKFLLQELVKSLHDYVSKTGLTFEEWEYAIGFLTRVGQKCTDTRQEFILLSDVLGVSMLVDAVNHRDRDGATQTTVLGPFYVGEHKVTAHGTDISPNNLTGERMFVQSRVTDLHGKPLAGVPVDVWHADDDGFYDSQKPNYDEVGASARARFITDADGRFFFRTILPCSYPIPTDGPVGEMIMQTKRHPMRPAHVHFLVNANGYEPLITHVFMDGDKYLDSDVVFGVKDDLIAKVEPRNDLEMPDGSKASGQWHLMTYEFHLKPGSGMAPKPLGTKAAEPA from the coding sequence ATGACCCAGTTTAACGAGACCGAACTCACCGAAGCCGTCGTCAGGAGCTTCGACAACACGACTGATCCGCGTGCGAAATTCCTGCTCCAGGAATTGGTGAAGTCGCTGCACGATTACGTGAGCAAGACCGGTCTCACCTTCGAGGAGTGGGAATATGCCATCGGTTTCCTGACCCGCGTCGGCCAGAAATGCACCGACACCCGCCAGGAGTTCATCCTGCTCTCCGACGTACTCGGCGTCTCCATGCTGGTCGATGCGGTCAACCACCGCGACCGCGACGGCGCGACCCAGACGACCGTGCTCGGCCCGTTCTATGTCGGCGAGCATAAGGTGACCGCGCACGGCACCGATATCTCGCCGAACAATCTCACCGGCGAGCGGATGTTCGTGCAGAGCCGCGTCACCGATCTCCACGGCAAGCCGCTTGCGGGCGTGCCCGTTGATGTCTGGCATGCCGACGATGACGGCTTCTATGATTCGCAGAAGCCGAACTACGACGAAGTCGGCGCATCGGCGCGGGCGCGCTTCATCACTGACGCCGACGGCCGCTTCTTCTTCCGCACCATCTTGCCGTGCAGCTATCCGATCCCGACCGATGGCCCGGTCGGCGAGATGATCATGCAAACCAAGCGTCACCCGATGCGCCCGGCGCATGTGCATTTCCTGGTCAATGCGAACGGCTACGAGCCGCTGATCACGCACGTCTTCATGGACGGCGACAAATATCTCGACTCCGACGTGGTGTTCGGGGTCAAGGATGACCTCATCGCCAAGGTCGAGCCGCGCAACGACCTTGAGATGCCCGACGGCAGCAAGGCCAGCGGACAGTGGCACCTGATGACGTACGAATTCCACCTCAAGCCGGGCAGCGGCATGGCGCCGAAGCCGCTGGGGACCAAGGCGGCGGAGCCCGCCTGA
- a CDS encoding SMP-30/gluconolactonase/LRE family protein, producing MYLETPPRLIETKIFSAMPDTFRRKGVRTDWADANRPRVATDSFIEGPSFDKHGNLYIVDIPFGRIFRIAPDGAWSLVIEYEGWPNGLKIAADGRILIADYMHGIMELDAKAGRIKPILTSRNSESFRGCNDLHLASNGDIYFTDQGQTGLHDASGRVYRLASNGRLDCLVDTGISPNGLVLDPSETVLFVAMTRDNAVWRLPFMKDGSVSKVGRFCSLFGTSGPDGMTMDASGRLFVAHASLGHVFVFAPNGELLARIKSCAGPNCTNVAIGGAKKDRLYITESATGSVLVADISSL from the coding sequence ATGTACCTGGAAACGCCGCCGCGCCTGATCGAAACCAAGATATTCTCTGCCATGCCTGACACATTTCGCCGCAAGGGCGTGCGGACGGATTGGGCCGATGCCAACCGGCCGAGGGTCGCGACCGATAGCTTCATCGAAGGTCCGTCCTTCGACAAGCATGGCAATCTCTACATCGTCGACATTCCTTTCGGTCGCATCTTCCGCATCGCGCCGGATGGTGCGTGGTCGCTCGTGATCGAATATGAGGGCTGGCCGAACGGGCTGAAGATCGCCGCCGACGGTCGCATCCTGATCGCCGATTACATGCACGGCATCATGGAGCTCGACGCCAAGGCCGGCCGCATCAAGCCCATCCTGACGTCGCGCAATTCAGAATCGTTCCGTGGCTGCAACGATCTGCATCTTGCCTCCAATGGCGATATCTATTTCACCGATCAAGGCCAGACCGGCCTGCATGACGCAAGCGGCCGCGTCTATCGGCTGGCCTCAAATGGCCGGCTCGACTGCCTTGTTGACACCGGCATCAGCCCGAACGGCCTGGTGCTCGATCCCAGCGAAACCGTGCTATTCGTTGCGATGACTCGCGACAACGCGGTGTGGCGGCTGCCGTTCATGAAGGATGGCAGCGTGTCGAAGGTTGGCCGATTCTGCTCGCTGTTCGGCACCTCGGGTCCTGACGGCATGACGATGGATGCGAGCGGCCGCCTGTTCGTCGCTCACGCCTCGCTTGGCCATGTCTTCGTGTTCGCGCCGAATGGCGAGCTGCTCGCGCGGATCAAGTCTTGCGCGGGACCGAATTGCACCAATGTCGCCATCGGTGGCGCGAAGAAAGATCGGCTCTATATTACGGAGTCGGCGACCGGCAGCGTGCTGGTCGCGGATATCAGTAGCCTGTAG
- a CDS encoding FAD-dependent oxidoreductase, with the protein MSEPLVIVGNGMAAARLVDELAKTALGRYAVAVIGEEPRLAYNRVLLSSVLAGETGSHEIELRPADWWRHRGVTVRYGYRVTEIDTGRRELKIAGEESMEYSKLVLAVGSTPLRLNVPGADLAGVHTFRDSRDVDLLLTLAAAKKRVVVVGGGLLGLEAAYGLAKAGAPVTLLHLMDRLMERQLDAPAADLLKTLVERKGIHILLNASTARIHGERHVEAVELADGSRIEADAVIFAAGIRPNVALARDAGIAVNRGILVNDEMQTAAPDIYALGECAEHRGTCYGLVEPAYEQARVLARHLGGRPAAYQGSVVSTNLKVSGVSVFSAGDFMGGERSESLVLTDRRRGTYKKLVIADGCLTGAVLIGETADALWYLELIRTREKIAGIRADMMFGRALALPSKAA; encoded by the coding sequence ATGAGTGAACCGCTCGTCATCGTCGGTAACGGTATGGCGGCCGCGCGTCTGGTCGACGAACTCGCCAAGACCGCGCTCGGCCGCTACGCGGTCGCTGTGATCGGCGAAGAGCCGCGGCTCGCTTACAACCGCGTGCTGCTATCCTCGGTGCTGGCCGGCGAGACCGGTTCGCACGAGATCGAACTGCGGCCGGCCGACTGGTGGCGCCATCGCGGTGTTACCGTGCGCTATGGCTATCGCGTGACCGAAATCGACACCGGCCGCCGCGAGCTCAAGATCGCCGGCGAAGAGAGCATGGAATATTCCAAGCTGGTGCTCGCCGTCGGCTCGACGCCGCTGCGGCTCAACGTGCCTGGCGCCGACCTTGCCGGTGTGCACACCTTCCGCGACAGCCGGGACGTCGACCTGCTGCTGACGCTCGCAGCGGCCAAGAAGCGCGTCGTCGTGGTCGGCGGTGGCCTGCTCGGGCTCGAGGCGGCTTATGGCTTGGCTAAAGCTGGCGCGCCGGTGACGTTGCTGCATTTGATGGACCGGCTGATGGAGCGCCAGCTCGATGCGCCGGCCGCCGATCTGCTCAAGACGCTGGTCGAGCGTAAGGGCATCCATATCCTGCTCAATGCCTCGACCGCCCGCATTCATGGCGAGCGCCACGTCGAAGCGGTCGAGCTTGCCGACGGCAGCCGCATCGAAGCCGACGCCGTGATCTTCGCGGCCGGCATCAGGCCCAATGTCGCGCTGGCCAGGGACGCCGGCATCGCCGTCAATCGCGGCATCCTCGTCAATGACGAGATGCAGACGGCGGCTCCCGATATCTACGCGCTTGGCGAATGCGCCGAGCATCGCGGCACCTGCTATGGCCTGGTCGAGCCGGCCTATGAGCAGGCGCGCGTGCTGGCGCGGCATCTCGGTGGCCGTCCCGCCGCCTATCAGGGCAGCGTGGTCTCGACCAATCTGAAAGTGTCTGGCGTCAGCGTGTTCTCCGCCGGCGACTTCATGGGCGGTGAACGCAGCGAGAGCCTCGTCCTGACCGACCGCAGGCGCGGTACTTACAAGAAACTCGTGATCGCCGACGGATGCCTTACCGGCGCGGTGCTGATCGGCGAGACCGCCGATGCACTCTGGTATCTTGAACTGATCCGCACCCGCGAGAAGATCGCCGGGATCCGCGCCGACATGATGTTCGGCCGCGCGCTGGCGCTTCCGTCCAAGGCGGCGTGA
- a CDS encoding sensor histidine kinase — MLPLIVFAVGLAYSNYRQDRSDATRRVLETVRSMRLVLDSEVQRMTSGLQVLALSDSLRNGDFDGFRRLAVGFISQYGEDSVLLLADRSGHQLFSTVTTATASLPPRNNHKIVERVFTTKTPQFSDLFSGSTKKRPIVTVEVPVLRDGEVIYALSFSPPIDIFQHLVERQRPDQRWTVSLLDSKGIVFARTPNPSETFGKQASPSLLDAMSRSPEAGLSSVSLDGVALASAYTRSRLTGWTVAAGVTESSLIAPLWRNIAITSLIGGVLLLIGLTFAVRMATTIARGEMLHNLLVEELNHRVKNTLALMQAIAVQTFRSASRDERAKFEGRLGALAEAHNLLSQEKWAGSELKDVVTRVLQPFLLANPDRIRMAGPTVPLSPRLAVVLSMIVHEIATNAAKYGALSNETGRVTLDWQIMEDSPKPRLRLIWTETGGPLVTAPVQRGFGSRLIERSARDQLGGEATVDFLPRGVVCTVICALDESR; from the coding sequence ATGTTGCCGTTGATCGTTTTCGCCGTCGGCCTCGCTTATTCCAACTATCGCCAGGACCGCAGCGACGCGACGCGCCGGGTGCTCGAGACGGTGCGAAGCATGCGCCTCGTGCTCGATTCCGAAGTGCAGCGGATGACGAGCGGCCTGCAGGTGCTCGCGCTCAGCGATTCCTTGCGCAACGGAGACTTCGACGGCTTCCGCCGGCTGGCCGTCGGGTTCATCAGCCAGTACGGCGAGGATAGCGTCCTGCTGCTGGCCGACAGATCCGGGCACCAGCTGTTCTCGACGGTGACGACCGCAACCGCGAGCCTCCCGCCGCGCAACAACCACAAGATCGTCGAACGGGTCTTCACGACGAAGACGCCACAGTTCTCCGATCTGTTCAGCGGATCGACCAAAAAGCGACCGATCGTCACGGTCGAAGTCCCCGTGCTGCGCGACGGCGAGGTGATCTACGCGCTGTCCTTCAGTCCGCCGATCGATATCTTCCAGCATTTGGTCGAGCGGCAGCGCCCGGACCAGCGATGGACCGTATCGCTGCTGGACAGCAAGGGCATCGTGTTCGCGCGCACTCCAAATCCAAGCGAGACGTTTGGCAAGCAGGCTTCGCCGTCGCTCCTTGATGCGATGTCGCGCTCACCCGAGGCCGGTCTGTCGAGCGTGTCGCTCGACGGCGTCGCGCTTGCCTCGGCCTATACGCGATCGCGGCTGACCGGCTGGACCGTCGCCGCCGGCGTGACCGAGAGTTCGCTGATCGCGCCGCTCTGGCGCAACATCGCGATCACCAGCCTGATCGGCGGCGTGCTGCTGCTGATCGGCCTTACCTTTGCAGTCAGGATGGCGACCACGATCGCGCGCGGCGAGATGCTGCACAACCTGCTGGTCGAGGAGCTCAACCACCGGGTCAAGAACACGCTGGCGCTGATGCAGGCGATCGCGGTGCAGACTTTTCGCAGCGCAAGTCGCGACGAGCGGGCCAAGTTCGAGGGGCGCCTCGGTGCGCTTGCCGAGGCACATAATCTCCTCAGCCAGGAGAAATGGGCAGGCTCGGAGCTGAAGGACGTTGTCACGCGCGTGCTTCAGCCATTCCTCCTCGCGAATCCCGATCGCATCCGAATGGCCGGCCCTACAGTGCCGCTGTCGCCGCGGCTCGCCGTAGTGCTGTCGATGATCGTGCACGAGATCGCCACCAACGCCGCGAAATACGGCGCGCTGTCCAACGAGACCGGCCGGGTGACGCTGGACTGGCAGATCATGGAGGACTCGCCAAAGCCACGGCTACGGCTGATCTGGACCGAGACCGGCGGACCATTGGTAACAGCGCCGGTGCAGCGCGGCTTCGGCTCGCGCCTGATCGAGCGCAGTGCGCGCGACCAGCTCGGCGGCGAGGCGACGGTGGATTTCCTGCCGCGGGGCGTGGTCTGCACGGTGATTTGCGCGCTGGACGAGTCTCGGTGA
- a CDS encoding nitrate reductase has product MTAIDPTLRAIKTTCPYCGVGCGVLATPDGAGGAAIAGDPDHPANFGRLCSKGSALGETVGLESRLLYPMIRCKGMLERVAWSDALDHVAHRMQHIIARDGADAVAFYLSGQLLTEDYYVANKLMKGFVGTANVDTNSRLCMSSSVAGHRRAFGADTVPGCYEDLDQADLLVFVGSNAAWCHPVLFQRMLKNRQERGARMIVIDPRRTDTASDVELFLGLKPGTDTALFSGLFVHLAESGALDQDYIASNTSGFDDALARARNIASSVTATALATGLSEQDVATFFKLFRDTERTVTLYSQGVNQSAQGTDKVNAILNCHLATGRIGKPGASPFSLTGQPNAMGGREVGGLANMLAAHMSFTPPDIDRVRRFWKAPRIATHEGLKAVELFEAINRGEVKALWVMGTNPAVSLPDADFVREALKKLELFVVSENVLSNDTVDAGPHVLLPALAWGEKSGTVTNSERRISRQRSFLPAPGEARPDWWILSETAKRLGFGDSFNYKSAAGIFREHAALSAFENDGSRDFDIGALTSLSDEAFDALTPVQWPAREGEAPGERFFASGGFFTNDGKGRFVAPEVPALRSETGPSRPLRLNTGRIRDQWHTMTRTGLSQRLGAHLPEPFVEIHPDDASKYGVVHDGYARITTDYGQCILKAVVSERQQRGVLFAPIHWSAMNASHGRVGALVAPFTDPFSGQPESKATPAAIAPYEYVFRGFALSRQQLDLPPNLLWTRVTVPGGFGYLFADNADLTRWPAWLDGLAGEDVADYRDFGGGVFRAAAFVGDRIETCLFVGPAHDAGDWEVVKSLFAADRVTDDQRRMLLSGKSGEGAASTGPIVCACFGVGCGTICDTIASGVRTAAEIGAKLKAGTNCGSCIPELKRLIATTEAPGKQARLAGAVG; this is encoded by the coding sequence ATGACGGCGATCGATCCGACGCTCCGCGCCATCAAAACGACCTGTCCCTATTGCGGCGTCGGCTGCGGCGTGCTCGCAACGCCCGACGGCGCGGGTGGCGCTGCGATCGCGGGCGACCCTGACCATCCCGCCAATTTCGGCCGGCTGTGCTCGAAGGGGTCTGCCCTCGGCGAGACCGTCGGGCTCGAGAGCCGGTTGCTCTATCCGATGATCCGCTGCAAGGGCATGCTCGAACGTGTTGCCTGGAGCGATGCGCTCGACCATGTCGCGCATCGCATGCAGCACATCATCGCGCGCGACGGCGCCGATGCGGTCGCGTTCTATCTGTCCGGTCAGCTCCTCACCGAGGACTATTACGTCGCCAACAAACTGATGAAGGGTTTTGTCGGCACCGCGAATGTCGACACCAATTCGCGACTCTGCATGTCGTCCTCGGTCGCCGGCCACCGGCGCGCCTTCGGCGCCGACACCGTGCCGGGCTGCTACGAGGATCTCGACCAGGCCGATCTGCTCGTCTTCGTCGGCTCGAACGCGGCCTGGTGCCATCCCGTGCTGTTCCAGCGCATGCTGAAGAACCGCCAGGAGCGCGGGGCCCGGATGATTGTGATCGATCCGCGCCGGACCGACACCGCAAGCGACGTCGAATTGTTCCTCGGCCTCAAGCCCGGCACCGACACCGCCTTGTTCTCCGGCCTGTTCGTTCATCTCGCCGAGAGCGGCGCACTGGACCAGGACTACATCGCAAGCAACACCTCGGGTTTCGACGATGCGCTGGCGCGCGCGCGCAACATCGCTAGCAGTGTCACCGCAACCGCGCTGGCGACGGGCCTCTCCGAGCAGGACGTCGCCACCTTCTTCAAGCTGTTCCGCGACACCGAACGGACCGTCACGCTCTATTCGCAGGGCGTCAACCAGTCGGCGCAGGGCACCGACAAGGTCAACGCGATCCTGAACTGCCATCTCGCCACGGGCCGGATCGGCAAGCCCGGTGCCTCGCCGTTCTCGCTCACCGGCCAGCCCAACGCGATGGGTGGTCGCGAGGTCGGCGGCCTCGCCAATATGCTCGCCGCGCATATGAGCTTCACGCCGCCGGATATCGACCGTGTCAGGCGGTTCTGGAAGGCGCCGCGCATCGCCACCCATGAAGGGTTGAAGGCGGTGGAGCTATTCGAGGCGATCAACCGCGGCGAGGTCAAGGCGCTGTGGGTGATGGGGACCAACCCTGCAGTATCGCTGCCCGACGCAGATTTCGTGCGCGAGGCGCTGAAGAAGCTCGAGTTATTCGTGGTGTCCGAGAACGTGCTCTCCAACGACACGGTCGACGCCGGCCCGCACGTGCTGCTGCCGGCGCTGGCCTGGGGCGAGAAGTCGGGCACGGTGACCAACTCCGAGCGCCGCATCTCGCGCCAGCGTTCGTTCCTGCCGGCGCCCGGTGAGGCGCGGCCGGACTGGTGGATCCTGAGCGAGACCGCAAAGCGTCTCGGCTTTGGCGACAGCTTCAATTACAAATCCGCCGCCGGCATTTTCCGCGAGCACGCCGCGCTCTCCGCCTTCGAGAACGACGGCAGCCGCGATTTCGACATCGGCGCGCTGACCTCGCTGTCCGACGAAGCCTTCGATGCCTTGACGCCCGTGCAATGGCCCGCCCGCGAAGGCGAGGCGCCGGGCGAGCGCTTCTTCGCAAGCGGCGGCTTCTTCACCAATGACGGCAAGGGCCGCTTCGTCGCACCGGAAGTGCCGGCGCTGCGCAGTGAGACCGGACCGTCGCGGCCCCTGCGGCTCAATACCGGGCGCATCCGCGACCAATGGCACACCATGACGCGCACGGGCTTGAGCCAGCGGCTCGGCGCGCATCTGCCCGAGCCGTTCGTCGAGATCCATCCCGACGACGCCAGCAAGTACGGCGTTGTCCACGACGGCTATGCCCGCATCACCACCGATTACGGCCAGTGCATCTTGAAGGCTGTCGTCAGCGAGCGGCAGCAGCGAGGCGTGTTGTTCGCCCCGATCCATTGGAGCGCGATGAACGCCTCGCACGGCCGTGTCGGCGCGCTGGTCGCACCGTTCACCGATCCCTTCTCGGGCCAGCCGGAATCGAAGGCGACGCCGGCGGCGATTGCACCATATGAATATGTCTTCCGCGGCTTTGCGCTGTCGCGACAACAGCTGGATCTGCCGCCAAACCTGCTGTGGACCCGTGTCACCGTCCCGGGCGGATTCGGCTATCTCTTCGCTGACAATGCGGACCTGACGCGCTGGCCGGCCTGGCTTGACGGCCTCGCCGGCGAGGACGTCGCCGACTATCGCGATTTTGGCGGCGGCGTTTTTCGCGCGGCTGCTTTCGTTGGAGATCGCATCGAGACCTGTCTGTTCGTCGGCCCCGCGCACGATGCCGGCGACTGGGAGGTGGTGAAGAGCCTGTTCGCGGCCGATCGCGTAACCGACGATCAGCGCCGCATGCTGCTATCGGGCAAGTCCGGCGAGGGTGCCGCCTCGACGGGCCCGATCGTCTGCGCCTGCTTCGGCGTCGGTTGCGGCACCATCTGCGACACCATCGCTAGCGGCGTGCGCACGGCCGCCGAGATCGGAGCCAAGCTCAAGGCCGGCACCAATTGCGGCTCCTGCATCCCCGAGTTGAAGCGGCTGATCGCGACGACCGAGGCGCCGGGGAAGCAAGCCAGGCTCGCGGGCGCGGTGGGGTAG
- a CDS encoding MFS transporter has protein sequence MTKDPSLNQTWISDWRPEDEAFWNAGGKAIARRNLIWSIVAEHIGFSVWLIWSIVATKLPQAGFHYTTDELFQLVAVPGLIGALMRFPYTFAVTTFGGRNWTIFSAAVLFIPTLALAYFVGQPETPFWLMLLIASTAGLGGGNFASSMTNISFFFPDRMKGSALGLNAAGGNIGVSSVQLLTPILMTVGVINLYQASPVGGVYLQNAGLMWVLPIAIAVFGAVFFMNNLTSAKSSIKNQLAIVKRKHTWIMAFIYIGTFGSFIGYSAAFPLLIKTQFPTVTISIAFLGPLVGSLSRPFGGWLADKVGGSIITFWNFIAMAAATIGVLYFVGQKDFTGFLSMFLILFLTTGIGNGSTYRMIPSIFREQNLFRVRGKGDAARALALKTASIESGAAVGFIGAVGAVGGYLIPSSFGKSIALTGGPQVALAIFLAFYAVCLGLTWWFYLRRSPQTEGAPSLAEARV, from the coding sequence ATGACGAAAGATCCGTCTCTGAATCAGACCTGGATTTCTGACTGGCGCCCTGAAGATGAGGCGTTCTGGAATGCGGGCGGCAAAGCAATCGCGCGGCGCAACCTGATCTGGTCGATCGTCGCCGAGCATATCGGCTTCTCGGTGTGGCTGATCTGGAGCATCGTTGCCACCAAGCTGCCGCAGGCGGGCTTCCACTACACCACCGATGAGCTATTCCAGCTCGTCGCCGTCCCCGGACTGATCGGCGCGTTGATGCGCTTCCCCTATACGTTCGCGGTCACCACGTTCGGCGGGCGCAACTGGACCATCTTCAGCGCGGCCGTGCTGTTCATCCCGACGCTGGCGCTTGCCTATTTCGTCGGCCAGCCCGAGACGCCGTTCTGGCTGATGCTGCTGATCGCTTCGACCGCCGGCCTCGGCGGCGGCAATTTTGCCTCCAGCATGACCAACATCTCCTTCTTCTTCCCGGACCGCATGAAGGGCTCGGCGCTCGGTCTGAACGCCGCCGGCGGCAATATCGGCGTATCGAGCGTGCAGCTCCTCACGCCGATCCTGATGACGGTCGGCGTCATCAACCTGTACCAGGCAAGTCCCGTCGGTGGCGTCTATCTCCAGAACGCGGGCCTGATGTGGGTGCTGCCGATCGCGATCGCCGTGTTCGGCGCGGTGTTCTTCATGAACAACCTGACCTCGGCCAAATCGTCGATCAAGAACCAGCTTGCGATCGTCAAGCGCAAGCACACCTGGATCATGGCCTTCATCTACATCGGAACGTTCGGCTCCTTCATCGGCTACTCCGCTGCGTTTCCGCTGCTGATCAAGACCCAGTTTCCGACGGTCACGATCTCGATCGCGTTCCTCGGTCCGCTGGTCGGCTCGTTGTCGCGCCCGTTCGGCGGCTGGCTCGCCGACAAGGTCGGCGGCTCCATCATCACCTTCTGGAATTTCATCGCGATGGCGGCGGCCACGATCGGCGTGCTCTACTTCGTCGGACAGAAGGACTTCACCGGCTTCCTGTCGATGTTCCTGATCCTGTTCCTGACGACGGGAATCGGCAACGGCTCGACCTATCGCATGATCCCCTCGATCTTCCGCGAGCAAAACCTGTTCAGGGTGCGCGGCAAGGGCGACGCGGCGCGCGCGCTGGCGCTGAAGACGGCCAGCATCGAGAGCGGTGCGGCTGTCGGCTTCATCGGCGCAGTCGGTGCGGTCGGCGGTTACCTGATCCCGAGCAGCTTCGGCAAGTCGATCGCCCTGACCGGCGGGCCGCAGGTCGCGCTCGCGATTTTCCTCGCGTTCTATGCCGTCTGCCTCGGACTGACCTGGTGGTTCTACCTGCGTCGCAGCCCGCAGACTGAAGGCGCGCCAAGCCTTGCCGAAGCGCGGGTCTGA
- a CDS encoding aldo/keto reductase: MNTQPFGKTGANVSVIGQGTWYLDHGDRKRAIAALARGLDLGMTHIDTAEMYGDAELVIADAIAGRRDEVFLVSKVLPSNASRRGTIIACERSLKRLKTDRLDCYLLHWRGSYALEDTVAAFEELVKSGKIKCWGVSNFDADDLDEILSVAGEGRIACNQVLYHLKERAIEHAVIPWCEKHGVAVVAYSPFGHDDFPGERSKGGAVLARIAEAHRATPRQVALSFLTRATTVFAIPKASSAEHAGENAAAGDLVLTREEISALDAAFPRGPKPRSLPML; this comes from the coding sequence ATGAACACGCAGCCCTTCGGCAAGACCGGCGCTAATGTTTCCGTGATCGGGCAGGGCACCTGGTATCTCGACCATGGCGATCGCAAGCGCGCGATCGCGGCGCTTGCGCGCGGGCTCGATCTCGGCATGACCCACATCGACACCGCCGAGATGTATGGCGATGCCGAGCTCGTCATTGCCGATGCGATCGCGGGTCGTCGCGATGAAGTCTTCCTCGTCTCAAAGGTGCTGCCGAGCAACGCCTCGCGCCGCGGTACCATCATCGCTTGCGAGCGCTCGTTGAAGCGGCTGAAGACGGATCGCCTCGATTGCTATCTGCTGCACTGGCGCGGGTCATATGCGCTCGAAGACACCGTCGCTGCATTCGAGGAGCTGGTGAAATCAGGCAAGATCAAATGCTGGGGCGTCTCCAATTTCGACGCCGACGATCTCGACGAAATTCTCAGCGTTGCCGGTGAAGGTCGTATTGCCTGCAATCAAGTGCTCTATCATCTGAAGGAACGTGCGATCGAGCACGCCGTCATCCCCTGGTGTGAGAAGCACGGCGTCGCGGTCGTCGCCTATTCGCCGTTCGGCCACGATGATTTTCCCGGTGAGCGCAGCAAGGGCGGCGCTGTGCTCGCGCGCATTGCGGAGGCGCATCGCGCGACGCCGCGTCAGGTCGCGCTGAGCTTCCTCACCCGTGCGACTACGGTGTTCGCAATCCCGAAGGCGTCGTCCGCGGAACATGCCGGCGAAAATGCGGCCGCCGGTGATCTCGTGCTGACGAGAGAGGAGATTTCGGCGCTGGATGCGGCGTTTCCGCGCGGCCCGAAGCCGCGCAGCCTGCCCATGTTGTAG